The Kitasatospora albolonga nucleotide sequence GCCCGCCGAGCGCAAGGAAGCGGTCGCCGCGACCGGCGAGAAGCCGTTCCGCGCCCAGCAGCTCTCGCAGCACTACTTCGCGCGGTACGCGCACGACCCCGCGCAGTGGACCAACATCCCCGCCGGGTCCCGGGAGAAGCTCGCCGAGGCGCTGTTCCCCGACCTGATGTCGGTGGTCCGCCACATCAGCTGTGACGACGACACCACCCGTAAGACGCTGTGGAAGCTGCACGACGGCACGCTCGTCGAGTCCGTCCTGATGCGCTACCCCGAGCGCGTCACGATGTGTATCTCCTCCCAGGCCGGCTGCGGGATGAACTGCCCCTTCTGCGCCACCGGGCAGGCCGGGCTCGACCGCAATCTGTCGACCGCCGAGATCGTGCACCAGATCGTCGACGGCATGCGCGCCCTGCGCGACGGCGAGGTGCCCGGGGGTCCGGCCCGGCTCTCCAACATCGTCTTCATGGGCATGGGCGAGCCGCTCGCCAACTACAACCGTGTGGTCGGCGCGATCCGCCGGCTCACCGACCCCGAGCCGGACGGCCTCGGCCTCTCCCAGCGCGGGATCACCGTCTCCACCGTGGGGCTCGTCCCGGCGATGCTGCGCTTCGCCGACGAGGGGTTCAAGTGCCGCCTCGCCGTCTCGCTGCACGCCCCGGACGACGAGCTGCGGGACACCCTCGTCCCCGTCAACACCCGGTGGAACGTCCGCGAGGTGCTGGACGCCGCCTGGGAGTACGCGGAGAAGTCCGGCCGCCGGATCTCCATCGAGTACGCCCTGATCCGGGACATCAACGATCAGGCATGGCGCGGCGACCTGCTCGGCCGGCTGCTCAAGGGCAAGCGGGTGCACGTCAACCTGATCCCGCTCAACCCCACCCCCGGCTCCAAGTGGACCGCCTCGCGCCCCGAGGACGAGAAGGCGTTCGTCGAGGCCATCGCGGCCCACGGCGTGCCCGTCACCGTCCGGGACACGCGGGGCCAGGAGATCGACGGGGCCTGCGGGCAGCTGGCGGCCTCGGAGCGCTGAAGCACGGGCGGCCTCCCGGCCCGGCCGGAAACCGCCGGTGTAGCCTGGGCGCGCAATCAACTTCATATTCCGACAGGGGAGCGCCACAGCGCTGAGAGTGCGGCACCAAGGACAGGTTGGCCGCAGACCCTCTGAACCTCGCCCGGGTCATTCCGGGTAGGAAGTTCGGACCTTACTCAAGCTGTTGCGCCCTGCCCGCCTCCGGTACGGCTCCGGGGGCGGGCGGGGCCGCGTCTCTTCCTGGTCACCTCCAGGAGGAATCACATGAACACCACCAAGAAGTACGCCGCGACCGCGCTCGCCGCGGCGCTCGGCGTCACCGTCCTCGCGGGCTGCGGCGGCTCCGACGGCACCTCGGCCGGTTCCGGCGCGTCGAAGGGCAGCGGTTCCAAGACCGTCACCCTGGTCACCCACGACTCCTTCAACGCCTCGGAGAAGGTGCTGAAGCAGTTCACCAAGGAGAGCGGCTACACCGTCGAGCTCCTCAAGAGCGGCGACGCCGGGTCCGCGCTCAACCAGGAGATCCTGACCAAGGGCTCCCCCCGCGGAGACGTCTTCTTCGGCGTCGACAACACCCTGCTCTCCCGCGCCCTCGACAACGACCTCTTCACCGCGTACGAGGCCAAGGGCCTGGACCGGGTCGCGGACGGCACCGAGCAGGACGACAAGCACCGCGTCACCCCCGTCGACACCGGCGACATCTGCGTCAACTACGACAAGAAGTACTTCGCCGACAAGAAGCTCGACCCGCCGCAGACCTTCGAGGACCTGATCAAGCCGGAGTACAAGAACCTCCTGGTGACCGAGAACGCGGCGAGTTCCTCGCCCGGCCTCGGCTTCCTCCTCGGCACCATCGCCGCCCAGGGCGAGGACGGCTACCAGGACTACTGGAAGAAGCTGAAGGCCAACGGCGTCAAGGTCGTCGACGGCTGGGAGCAGGCGTACCACGAGGAGTTCTCGGGCTCCGCGGCAGGCAAGAAGGCCAAGGCGGACCGGCCGCTCGTCGTCAGCTACGCCTCCAGCCCGCCCGTCGAGGTCCTCTACGCCGACCCGCAGCCCAAGGAGGCCCCCACCGGCGTCTCCACCGGGACCTGCTTCCGGCAGACCGAGTACGCCGGACTGCTGAACGGAGCGAAGAACGAGGCGGGCGGCAAGGCGCTGCTGGACTTCCTGATCAGCCGGACGTTCCAGGAGGACGTGCCGCTGAACATGTTCGTCAACCCGGTCGTGAAGGACGCGAAGCTGCCGGAGATCTTCACCGAGTTCGGCGAGACCGTCGACAAGCCGGCCACCGTGGCCCCGGAGAAGATCGCCGCCAACCGTGAGCAGTGGGTCCAGGCGTGGCACTCGATCGCCGTGAAGTAAACGGCCCCACCAAGGCCGCCGAAGCCGACCCCGCCGCCGGACCCCGGTCCGGCGGCACGCGGTCCGGTGGCGGCGGAGGGTGGCGCGGAGCGGCCGTACGGCTCGGTCTGATGGCCGTGCCCGTCGCCTTCTTCGCCGTCTTCTTCGCCTACCCCGTCTCCGCGATCGTCGGCCGCGGACTGAAGACGGACGGCACCTGGCAGTTCGGGCGGGTCGGCGAGGTGCTGACCCGCCCGGACATCCTCGACGTCCTCTGGTTCACCACCTGGCAGGCCCTCGCCTCCACCGCGCTCACCCTGCTGATCGCCCTCCCCGGCGCGTACGTCTTCGCCCGTTTCGACTTCCCCGGGAAGCAGGTGCTGCGCGCGGTCGTCACCGTGCCGTTCGTGCTGCCCACCGTCGTCGTCGGCACCGCGTTCCTGGCGCTCCTCGGACGCGGCGGGCTCCTGGACGAGCTGTGGGGCGTACGGCTCGACACCACCGTGTGGGCGATCCTGCTCGCCCACGTCTTCTTCAACTACGCGGTCGTCGTCCGGACCGTCGGCGGTCTCTGGTCGCAGCTGGACCCGCGCCAGGAGGAGGCCGCCCGGGTGCTCGGCGCCGGACGGTTCGCCGCCTGGCGCCGGGTGACGCTGCCCGCGCTCGGCCCGGCGGTGGCCGCCGCCGCGCTGATGGTCTTCCTCTTCACGTTCACCTCGTTCGGTGTCGTGCAGATCCTCGGCGGCCCCGCCCACTCCACCCTGGAGGTGGAGGTCTACCGTCAGACCGCCCTGCTCCTCGACCTGCCGACGGCCGCCGTGCTGACCCTGGTCCAGTTCGCGGCGGTCGGCGCGATCCTCGCCGTGCACGCCGTGACCGTACGCCGCCGGGAGCGGGCGCTGAAGCTCGTCGACCCGGCGCAGACCTCCCGCAGGCCGCAGGGCCCCGGGCAGTGGGCGCTGCTCGGCGGGGTGCTGCTCACCGCGCTGCTGCTGATCCTGCTGCCGCTCGGGGTGCTGGTGGAGCGGTCGTTCGACGGGCCGGGCGGTTACGGCTTCGGCTACTACGAGGCCCTCCAGAGCGCCGGGGGCAGCGGCTCGACCTTCCTCGTACCGCCGCTGGAGGCCGTCGGCAACTCGCTGCGGTACGCGTTCATCGCCACGGTCATCGCCCTGGTCGTCGGCGGTCTCGCGGCGGCCGCCCTGACCCGGCGGGCGGGACGGCTCGTACGGGGCTTCGACGCGCTGCTCATGCTGCCGCTCGGGGTCTCCGCCGTCACCGTCGGCTTCGGCTTCCTCATCACCCTCGACAAGCCGCCGCTGGACCTGCGGACCTCCTGGATTCTGGTCCCGCTGGCCCAGGCGCTGGTGGGCGTCCCCTTCGTCGTACGGACCATGCTCCCCGTCCTCCGTGCGGTGGACGAGCGGCTGCGCGAGGCCGCCGCCGTGCTGGGGGCCTCCCCGCTGCGGGCCTGGCGGGAGGTCGATCTGCCGCTGGTGCGGCGGGCGGTGCTGGTCGCGGCGGGGTTCGCGTTCGCCGTCTCGCTCGGGGAGTTCGGCGCCACCGTCTTCATCGCCCGGCCCGACAACCCGACCCTGCCGGTCGCGGTCGCCCGGCTGCTGGGCCGCTCCGGGGAGCTCAACTACGGGCAGGCGATGGCCCTCAGCACCATCCTGATGCTGGTGTGCGCGGTCTCGCTGCTGCTCCTCGAACGTATCCGTACCGACCGATCCGGGGAGTTCTGACCACCATGCTGAGCCTGGAAGCGGCCACCGTACGGTTCGGGAAGCGGGCCGCGCTCGACGCCGTCGACCTGGAAGTGGCCGACCACCGCATCGTCTGCGTGCTCGGCCCCAGCGGCAGCGGCAAGTCCACCCTGCTGCGGGCCGTCGCCGGGCTCCAGCCGATGGACGGCGGCCGGGTGCTGCTGGCCGGGCAGGACCAGGCAGGCGTCCCGGTCCACCGGCGCGGCCTCGGCCTGATGTTCCAGGACCATCAGCTCTTCCCGCACCGCGATGTCGGCGCCAACGTGGCGTTCGGACTGCGGATGCACGGCGCCGGGCGGGCGGAGTCCGAGCGCCGGGTCCGCGAACTCCTGGAGCTGGTCGGCCTCCCCGGCGCCGAACGCCGGGCCGTCGCCGCCCTCTCCGGCGGCGAGCAGCAACGCGTCGCCCTGGCCCGCGCCCTCGCCCCGCGCCCCAGACTGCTGATGCTGGACGAGCCGTTGGGCCAGCTCGACCGCAGCCTCCGTGAACGGCTCGTCGTCGAACTGCGCACCCTCTTCCAGGAGTTGGGTACGACGGTGCTCGCCGTCACCCACGACCAGGGCGAGGCGTTCGCGCTCGCCGACCGGGTCGTCGTGATGCGGGACGGGCGGATCGCCCAGGAGGGCAGCCCGCTGGACGTCTGGCAGCACCCCGCCTCCGCGTTCGTCGCCCGCTTCCTCGGCTTCGACAACGTGACCCCCGCGACCGTGACCGGCCGGGCCGCCGCCACCGCCTGGGGCAAGGTGCCGGTCCCCGAGGGCTCCCCCCAGGGCGAGGTGGACCTCCTGGTCCGCCCCGCCGGGGTGCTGATCGGCGCCCCGGAGGACGGGCTGCGCTGCACGGTCGGCGTCCGCACGTTCCGCGGGAACCACGTGACCGTGCGGCTGACCCCCGAGAACGCGCCGGTCCTGGAGGCCGAGTGCGCCCTGCGGGACACCCCGGACGAGGGCGCGGTGGTGGGCGTCCGGTTCGACGAGGCGGAGACGGTGGTGCTGGCGGGGGAGTAGGGGCTGTCCTGCCTGATCAGCGCGCCATTCCTGGGCCCCGTCGTGCAGGAAGCGGTGCCACTCCAGGAGGGCGCCGTCGCGGAGGCGCAGCTGATGGAGTACGTACGGGCCGGATTTCTGCAGGGCCCAGTCGGGAAGCAGGACGCGGTTCTTCAGGCGGGCGTCCTGGGCCAGTGGGCAGGGCGTGCGCAGTCCGTGGGCGATCGTGTCCCGGAAGTCGGCGTCCCAGTGCGCCGGACCGGTGGCCGCTCCGGGTCCCCGGGCATCGATGATGCCGCGCGCGTGATCGACCACCGCCTCGTTCACCGCCTCCTGGAGCCGCTGGAAGGCATCGGCCGTGGCACTCCGGGGCCGCCTGATCCGGATGTTCCTCAAGCGCTCCTCACCGTCCCGGTAGTGGTGGACCCGGCAGTACGTCAGCGTCCTCCCCTCCGCACCAGGCTTCTTCTCGCGCACCCACGCCTCGATGGCCATCACGTCGCGCAGCGGTATGCGTCCGGTGCGCCCCCAGGGCAGGGGCCGGAGCCGGCGCGTCAGACGCAGTGTGTGTCCGTCGAAGGTCAGCCGGGCGGACAGGGTCGACGCGGTCAGCGGATGGCGGACGGGCGGCCCGCTCACCCCGTTGGGATTCGTCGTAACCCCAAGTGTGTTTGGAAAAAGGCCCGTTGGTGCGGCCCGGAGGCGGAAGGGCTCGGGACCGTCGTCCGCCCCCGGCCCGCGCGACAGGACAGGACCGGGCGGGCCGGGCAAGCTGAAGACACGCCTCCCGGACCCCGACCCCCGACCACGAGACGAGGCCGCGACCATGAACGGTGGCACCCGCCAGGGCATCGACCTCACCCGCGTGCTCCACGCCCCCCAGCGGCGGGTCTTCGCCGCCTGGACGTCACCGGAGGACTTCGCCGCCTGGTACGGCGGTGAGGCCGACGTGCCGCTGGACCGGGTCTCGATGGACGTCCGGCCCGGCGGCGCGTGGAGCCTGGTCATCGTGATGCCGGGCGTCGAGATGCCCTTCCACGGGGTGTACCGGGAGGTGAGCGAGCCCGACGGGCTGGTCATGACGCTCAAGGACGGCTCCGCGCCGAAGGACCCGGAGGGCACGGAGAGCACGGAGGGCGAGACCGTCACCGTGACCTTCACCGATCTGGGGGACGGCACCACCGAGCTGGCCTTCCAGCAGCGCGGCGGCCACCTCACCCCCGCCCAGTACGCGGCGGCCGAGGACGGCTGGGAAGCCTTCTTCGACGCCCTCGCCGCCCGTCTGGCCAGCCACCCCTGACCGGGCCGCCCCCCCGGCGGCCTACTTCGCCAGCGGCAGCGCCGCCAGCTCCGCGATCACCCAGGTCAGCGGGGCGAACACGGCCAGCAGCGCGGCGGCCCGCAGCGCGGTCGCGGCGCGCAGCGCGGAGGCCGGGGCGCCCATCCGCAGCAGCGCCTGAGCGGTGTGGGCGCGGGCCTGCTTCGCCTCCAGGGCCGAGGTCAGCAGGGTCGCCACCGTACAGCCGAGGACCAGCACCGCACCGAGCGCGGTGAGCGGGCCCCAGGGGCGCTCGTCGCCCCCGTACAGCGCCGAAGCGGCGATCGCGGCGGCGACCACCGCGCAGACGATCCCGAGCGGCCGCCCGATCCGGCGCGCCTCGTCCATCAGGACCCGGCCGGCCAGCAGGCGTACGGCACCGGGGCGCACCGCCTGGAGCGCCCGCCCGCACAGGTGGGTCAGCCCCGGTCCGGCCATGGCCAGGCCGATCGCGGTCAGCGTCCAGCCCGCCAGCACCGCCACCGGGGTCGCGTCGAACCGGCCCGGCAGCGGGAACGCGCTCCCCGACCCGCCCCCCGACGCGTACGCCTCCACCGCCAGCCCCGCGGCCACCAGCGCCACGCCCCAGGGGAGTCCGCTCGGCACGGGGGCGGGCTCCGGCAGCTCCTCGGAGCCGAAGGTGTCCCGCGCCGGGTCCGGCCGCGAGCGCAGGGCCAGCGCGCTCGCCGTCGCCGACGCCACCGGTACGAGGGCGAGCAGCATCAGCGCGGCGGCCAGCGGCAGCGGGGTGCCCGCGCCGAGGAACTCCGCCGCGCCGCCGTCGAAGGGCATCCCGGTCAGATCGCCCCGCAGATGCAGGAAGAACAGCAGGGCCACCATCGAGCCGAGCGTGGTGGAGACGGCGGTCGAGACCGCGGCCAGCACGGAGAGCCGCACCGGGCCGAGGCCCACGGAGGAGAGGCCGGGCCGGGGGCGGGTGCTCGGGTCCGTACGGGCCACCGCCACGGCGAACTGCACGGTGGCGGCCAGCGGGACGAAGCACCACAGCAGCCGCAGCACCGAACCGGCGGATGCGGGGTGCGCGGCGGCGTACCCCAGGGAGCTCAGGAGGAGGAAGCCGACTCCGGCGGAGGCGGCGGCCACCAGGAGCCGCCGGACCAGGACGAGGGGGTGCGTACCGCGGGCTAGACGGAGAGCGAGCACGCCGCGCTGCCCTCCGCTTCGGGGCCGGTGGTGAGGGCGGTGTTGGAGACGCGGCGGCCGTCCAGCAGGGAGACGGCCCGGTCGGCGAGGGCGGCGACCTCGGTGTCATGGGTGGCCAGGACCACCGTGATGCCGTGCGAACGGGCCGCCGCGGTGAGGGTGCGCAGGAGCTGGGAGCGCTCGGCGCGGTGCAGGGTCGCGGTGGGCTCGTCGGCGAAGATCACCGTCGGCCGCGCGCAGAGCGCCCGGGCCACGGAGACCCGCTGGCGCTCGGCCTGGAGCAGGGCGTGCGGGCGCTTCCTGGCGAGCGGGGCGATGTCGAGGCGCTCCAGCCACTCGGTGGCGGCCTTCTTCGCGGCCCGGTGCGCGACCCCGCGCAGCAGCAGCGGAAGCGCCGCGTTCTCCCAGGTGGTCAGCTCGGGGACGAGCTCCGGATCGGCGGCGATCCAGCCGAACCGTTCCCGCCGCAGCCGTTCGCGCACCCGGGGGCTCATCGTGTGCACGGGGACGCTGTTGAACCAGACCTCGCCCTGGTCGGGCACCAGCCGGCCCGACAGGCAGTGCAGCAGGGTCGTCTTCCCGCTGCCGCGCGGGCCGGTGACGGCCAGGATCTCGGCGTCCCGGATGCCCACGGAGACACCGCCGAGGCCGGGCGATCCGTTGTGGGAGTGGTGCAGGGAACGCGCCCAGATCACGTCGTTGTCCGGCGGGGCCACCATGGCGTACACCTCGGTTCGGATGAGTTTTCCCGTTCCCCCGTACGGGGGAACGAGGACGCGGCCGATCGGTCACTGGGCACCGTAGGGAGTCGGACCGGGGTGTACGCACAGCACGCGGCCCGGATGCACCCCTTCTCACTCGAACGGGTGCATCCGGGCCGGGTGGACCGTATGAAATGACCGCTGGATGATGATCATCCGGCGCTCGTGGCGGTGGTCAGACGCTCATGGCGGGGATCAGAGCTTCGTCCACGCCTCCGTCAGCACGGTCCGCAGGATGCCCTCGATCTCGTCGAACGTGGACTGGTCCGAGATCAGCGGCGGCGCGAGCTGGATGACCGGGTCGCCTCGGTCGTCGGCGCGGCAGTAGAGGCCGTTCTCGAACAGCGCCTTGGAGAGGAACCCGTACAGGACGCGCTCGGTCTCCTCGTCGGTGAACGTCTCCTTGGTGGCCTTGTCCTTCACCAGCTCGATGCCGTAGAAGAAGCCGTTGCCGCGGACGTCGCCGACGATCGGCAGGTCGTGCAGCTTCTGGAGCGTGGTGAGGAAGGCGTTCTCGTTGTCCAGGACGTGCTGCGGGAGGTTCTCGCGCTCGAAGATGTCCAGGTTGGCGAGGCCGACCGCCGCGGAGACCGGGTGGCCGCCGAAGGTGTAGCCGTGCAGGAAGGTGTTGCCGCCCTGGTAGAAGGGCTCGGCGATGCGGTCCGAGACGATGCAGGCACCGATCGGGGAGTAGCCGGAGGTCATGCCCTTCGCGCAGGTGATCATGTCCGGTACGTAACCGAACTTGTCGCAGGCGAAGATCGTGCCGAGGCGGCCGAAGGCGCAGATGACCTCGTCGGAGACGAGCAGCACGTCGTACTGGTCGCAGATCTCGCGGACCCGCTGGAAGTAGCCGGGGGGCGGCGGGAAGCAGCCGCCCGCGTTCTGCACGGGCTCCAGGAAGACGGCCGCGACGGTCTCGGGGCCCTCGAAGAGGATCTCCTGCTCGATCTGGTCGGCGGCCCAGCGGCCGAACGCCTCCGGGTCGTCGCCGAAGAGCGGGGCGCGGTAGATGTTGGTGTTCGGCACCTTGTGCGCGCCGGGGACCAGCGGCTCGAAGGGGGCCTTGAGGGCGGGCAGACCCGTGATGGACAGGGCGCCCTGCGGGGTGCCGTGGTAGGCGACGGCGCGCGAGATGACCTTGTACTTGGTCGGCTGGCCCTTGAGCTTGAAGTACTGCTTGGCCAGCTTCCAGGCGGTCTCGACGGCCTCGCCGCCACCGGTGGTGAAGAAGACCTTGTTGAGGTCGCCCGGGGCGTAGTCGGCCAGCCGCTCGGCCAGCTCGACGGCCTTCGGGTGGGCGTAGGACCACACCGGGAAGAAGGCGAGCTCCTGGCCCTGCTTGTACGCCGTCTCGGCGAGCTCGTGACGACCGTGACCGGCGTTGACCACGAACAGGCCGGAGAGGCCGTCCAGGTAGCGCTTGCCCTTGTCGTCGAAGATGTACGTTCCCTCGCCACGCACGATGGTGGGAACGGGCGCGTTCTCGTAGTCCGACATGCGGGTGAAGTGCATCCACAGGTGGTCGTACGCGGTTCGGCTGAGGTCCTTGCTCACGGCTATCGGGTTCCCCACATATAGGTCTGCTTCTTGAGCTTGAGGTAAACAAAGCTCTCGGTGGAGCGCACCCCGGGAATGGCCCGGATGCGTTTGTTGATCGTCTCCAGCAGGTGGTCGTCGTCCTCGCAGACGATCTCCACCATCAGGTCGAAGGAGCCCGCGGTCATCACCA carries:
- a CDS encoding 23S rRNA (adenine(2503)-C(2))-methyltransferase RlmN, producing MPKPGELTFVAPRGAKKPPRHLADLTPAERKEAVAATGEKPFRAQQLSQHYFARYAHDPAQWTNIPAGSREKLAEALFPDLMSVVRHISCDDDTTRKTLWKLHDGTLVESVLMRYPERVTMCISSQAGCGMNCPFCATGQAGLDRNLSTAEIVHQIVDGMRALRDGEVPGGPARLSNIVFMGMGEPLANYNRVVGAIRRLTDPEPDGLGLSQRGITVSTVGLVPAMLRFADEGFKCRLAVSLHAPDDELRDTLVPVNTRWNVREVLDAAWEYAEKSGRRISIEYALIRDINDQAWRGDLLGRLLKGKRVHVNLIPLNPTPGSKWTASRPEDEKAFVEAIAAHGVPVTVRDTRGQEIDGACGQLAASER
- a CDS encoding thiamine ABC transporter substrate-binding protein, which translates into the protein MNTTKKYAATALAAALGVTVLAGCGGSDGTSAGSGASKGSGSKTVTLVTHDSFNASEKVLKQFTKESGYTVELLKSGDAGSALNQEILTKGSPRGDVFFGVDNTLLSRALDNDLFTAYEAKGLDRVADGTEQDDKHRVTPVDTGDICVNYDKKYFADKKLDPPQTFEDLIKPEYKNLLVTENAASSSPGLGFLLGTIAAQGEDGYQDYWKKLKANGVKVVDGWEQAYHEEFSGSAAGKKAKADRPLVVSYASSPPVEVLYADPQPKEAPTGVSTGTCFRQTEYAGLLNGAKNEAGGKALLDFLISRTFQEDVPLNMFVNPVVKDAKLPEIFTEFGETVDKPATVAPEKIAANREQWVQAWHSIAVK
- a CDS encoding iron ABC transporter permease → MAVPVAFFAVFFAYPVSAIVGRGLKTDGTWQFGRVGEVLTRPDILDVLWFTTWQALASTALTLLIALPGAYVFARFDFPGKQVLRAVVTVPFVLPTVVVGTAFLALLGRGGLLDELWGVRLDTTVWAILLAHVFFNYAVVVRTVGGLWSQLDPRQEEAARVLGAGRFAAWRRVTLPALGPAVAAAALMVFLFTFTSFGVVQILGGPAHSTLEVEVYRQTALLLDLPTAAVLTLVQFAAVGAILAVHAVTVRRRERALKLVDPAQTSRRPQGPGQWALLGGVLLTALLLILLPLGVLVERSFDGPGGYGFGYYEALQSAGGSGSTFLVPPLEAVGNSLRYAFIATVIALVVGGLAAAALTRRAGRLVRGFDALLMLPLGVSAVTVGFGFLITLDKPPLDLRTSWILVPLAQALVGVPFVVRTMLPVLRAVDERLREAAAVLGASPLRAWREVDLPLVRRAVLVAAGFAFAVSLGEFGATVFIARPDNPTLPVAVARLLGRSGELNYGQAMALSTILMLVCAVSLLLLERIRTDRSGEF
- a CDS encoding iron ABC transporter ATP-binding protein is translated as MLSLEAATVRFGKRAALDAVDLEVADHRIVCVLGPSGSGKSTLLRAVAGLQPMDGGRVLLAGQDQAGVPVHRRGLGLMFQDHQLFPHRDVGANVAFGLRMHGAGRAESERRVRELLELVGLPGAERRAVAALSGGEQQRVALARALAPRPRLLMLDEPLGQLDRSLRERLVVELRTLFQELGTTVLAVTHDQGEAFALADRVVVMRDGRIAQEGSPLDVWQHPASAFVARFLGFDNVTPATVTGRAAATAWGKVPVPEGSPQGEVDLLVRPAGVLIGAPEDGLRCTVGVRTFRGNHVTVRLTPENAPVLEAECALRDTPDEGAVVGVRFDEAETVVLAGE
- a CDS encoding ATPase — protein: MNGGTRQGIDLTRVLHAPQRRVFAAWTSPEDFAAWYGGEADVPLDRVSMDVRPGGAWSLVIVMPGVEMPFHGVYREVSEPDGLVMTLKDGSAPKDPEGTESTEGETVTVTFTDLGDGTTELAFQQRGGHLTPAQYAAAEDGWEAFFDALAARLASHP
- a CDS encoding ABC transporter ATP-binding protein: MVAPPDNDVIWARSLHHSHNGSPGLGGVSVGIRDAEILAVTGPRGSGKTTLLHCLSGRLVPDQGEVWFNSVPVHTMSPRVRERLRRERFGWIAADPELVPELTTWENAALPLLLRGVAHRAAKKAATEWLERLDIAPLARKRPHALLQAERQRVSVARALCARPTVIFADEPTATLHRAERSQLLRTLTAAARSHGITVVLATHDTEVAALADRAVSLLDGRRVSNTALTTGPEAEGSAACSLSV
- a CDS encoding aspartate aminotransferase family protein yields the protein MGNPIAVSKDLSRTAYDHLWMHFTRMSDYENAPVPTIVRGEGTYIFDDKGKRYLDGLSGLFVVNAGHGRHELAETAYKQGQELAFFPVWSYAHPKAVELAERLADYAPGDLNKVFFTTGGGEAVETAWKLAKQYFKLKGQPTKYKVISRAVAYHGTPQGALSITGLPALKAPFEPLVPGAHKVPNTNIYRAPLFGDDPEAFGRWAADQIEQEILFEGPETVAAVFLEPVQNAGGCFPPPPGYFQRVREICDQYDVLLVSDEVICAFGRLGTIFACDKFGYVPDMITCAKGMTSGYSPIGACIVSDRIAEPFYQGGNTFLHGYTFGGHPVSAAVGLANLDIFERENLPQHVLDNENAFLTTLQKLHDLPIVGDVRGNGFFYGIELVKDKATKETFTDEETERVLYGFLSKALFENGLYCRADDRGDPVIQLAPPLISDQSTFDEIEGILRTVLTEAWTKL